The following are encoded together in the Lactuca sativa cultivar Salinas chromosome 1, Lsat_Salinas_v11, whole genome shotgun sequence genome:
- the LOC111920199 gene encoding mitogen-activated protein kinase kinase 1-like, translated as MAIHRPPTVVPAIHNASDSGTMVVVSIGEATTDVGVPKVVAAGGRISFFQCATFVGTITYMSPKRIRNESYSYPADIWSLVLDLFECGTNEFPYTANEGPVNLMLQLFGSMEDINGKRKWRKVAYGDLEEFVENFDDVKSDRLKKICKF; from the exons ATGGCCATTCATCGTCCTCCGACGGTCGTCCCAGCTATTCACAACGCTTCCGATAGTGGTACAATGGTGGTGGTGTCCATCGGCGAGGCGACGACGGATGTAGGTGTTCCGAAGGTAGTAGCGGCTGGAGGGCGAAT ATCCTTTTTTCAATGTGCTACATTTGTGGGAACTATAACCTACATGTCACCTAAAAGAATCAGAAATGAAAGTTATTCATATCCAGCTGATATCTGGAGCCTTGTTCTTGATCTTTTTGAGTGTGGCACTAATGAATTTCCTTATACAGCAAATGAAGGACCTGTTAATCTTATGTTACAG TTATTTGGGTCAATGGAGGATATCAATGGTAAAAGAAAATGGAGAAAAGTTGCTTATGGAG atttggaagaatttgtggaaaatttTGACGATGTAAAAAGTGATAGATTGAAGAAAATATGCAAATTttga